A single genomic interval of Flectobacillus major DSM 103 harbors:
- a CDS encoding PAS domain S-box protein — translation MIIDKRPYHILVIEDNMGDFILIDDYLHETIENPQIIHCQTFRQSVDVIKNPSIALDVILLDLTLPDKSGEKLVYDILSLSLECPVIILSGNNNVEFSVHSITLGISDYLLKDDIRPTSLYKSIIYCIERSKQTLALKESEQRYSQLFDLSPQPMWVYDLETYRFLDVNLAAIKHYGFSYQDFMDMTLKDIRPPEDLEILEASIASSREESPLFTKGIFRHYNKNKDIIMVEIRANPIIYQGRKARIVLANDITEKLKYVHSIEAKNKQLSEIAWIQSHLVRAPLARIMGIVNLLKNSVYSNDEIQELIPHIISSANELDGLIMEISTKTYEAKNNQDESQVSS, via the coding sequence ATGATTATAGATAAACGACCATATCATATTCTGGTCATTGAGGATAACATGGGGGATTTTATTCTAATTGATGATTACCTTCATGAAACTATTGAAAACCCTCAGATTATCCACTGTCAAACTTTTAGGCAGTCGGTTGATGTAATCAAGAATCCATCCATTGCATTGGACGTAATTCTACTAGATTTAACTCTACCCGACAAAAGTGGCGAAAAACTCGTTTATGATATATTATCGCTTTCTCTCGAATGCCCTGTTATTATTCTTTCTGGAAATAACAATGTTGAATTTAGTGTACACTCCATTACACTAGGAATTTCTGATTATCTGCTCAAAGACGATATTCGACCAACATCGCTTTATAAAAGTATTATTTATTGTATTGAAAGAAGTAAACAAACATTGGCCTTAAAAGAGTCTGAACAAAGATATAGCCAATTGTTTGATTTAAGCCCACAACCTATGTGGGTATACGATTTAGAAACGTATCGTTTTCTTGATGTAAACTTGGCCGCCATAAAACACTATGGCTTTAGCTACCAAGACTTTATGGATATGACGCTCAAAGATATTCGTCCACCCGAAGACCTTGAAATTCTTGAAGCATCCATAGCATCATCAAGAGAAGAAAGCCCTTTGTTTACAAAAGGCATATTTAGGCATTACAATAAAAATAAGGATATTATCATGGTCGAAATCAGAGCTAATCCTATTATTTATCAAGGGCGAAAAGCACGTATTGTATTGGCCAATGATATTACAGAAAAACTAAAATACGTTCACTCCATAGAGGCAAAAAACAAACAGCTTAGCGAAATAGCCTGGATTCAGTCGCACTTAGTAAGAGCCCCATTGGCCAGAATTATGGGCATTGTAAACCTTCTAAAAAATAGTGTATATTCTAATGATGAAATACAAGAGCTTATCCCTCACATAATTAGCTCTGCCAACGAGCTCGACGGGCTAATTATGGAAATAAGTACCAAAACATACGAGGCCAAAAATAATCAAGATGAATCGCAAGTATCGAGTTAG